A DNA window from Pueribacillus theae contains the following coding sequences:
- a CDS encoding ATP synthase subunit I, translated as MLQKSIVHRYLSYAAYLLAFLVLGWGFTPYHDVFLGLILGTIVSFINIFILYFRIERMGQAVVEGKKVRSLGMLHRFAMAGLAVLIVTLFPDYFHMVSMVIGLMAAYLIIFIDSIFKTLHSR; from the coding sequence ATGCTCCAAAAAAGCATAGTCCATCGATATTTATCGTATGCTGCCTATTTGCTCGCGTTTTTAGTATTAGGCTGGGGTTTTACCCCTTATCACGACGTTTTTCTTGGGCTTATACTAGGGACTATTGTAAGTTTTATAAATATTTTTATTCTTTATTTTCGCATAGAACGTATGGGACAGGCAGTAGTGGAAGGCAAGAAAGTCCGTTCGCTCGGGATGCTTCACCGGTTTGCGATGGCAGGGCTTGCGGTGCTTATCGTTACTCTTTTTCCAGATTACTTTCATATGGTAAGTATGGTAATTGGCCTTATGGCTGCTTATCTTATCATATTTATAGATTCCATTTTTAAAACCCTACATTCTCGTTAG
- the spoIIR gene encoding stage II sporulation protein R: MKREAIIFLFLSISLLFSSIQPSVGYRQLESSVIPDDAIRLRILANSNSQQDQEIKRQIRDAVRTEIESWVENYRSVEKARKVINSHLPEIKEIVANELKKAGLHTTFSVQLGTFSFPTKLYGSFIYPAGDYEAVLITLGEGLGANWWCVLFPPLCFIDIDSGEAIKEDDPNKDLPAEQKEEPKDPEIKFFIVDLLSNLWTFLKNLL; the protein is encoded by the coding sequence ATGAAACGTGAAGCAATCATTTTTTTATTTTTATCTATTAGTCTATTATTTTCATCTATTCAACCATCAGTTGGCTATCGGCAGCTCGAATCAAGCGTGATTCCAGACGATGCGATTCGCCTTCGCATTTTGGCAAATAGCAATTCACAACAAGATCAAGAAATCAAACGGCAAATAAGGGATGCAGTAAGAACAGAAATTGAGTCATGGGTGGAAAACTACCGTTCTGTGGAAAAAGCGCGTAAAGTGATTAACAGCCATTTGCCTGAAATTAAAGAAATTGTTGCAAATGAATTAAAAAAGGCAGGGTTACACACAACATTTTCCGTTCAGCTTGGGACCTTTTCCTTTCCGACGAAATTATATGGCAGCTTCATTTATCCGGCTGGCGATTATGAAGCCGTGTTGATTACGCTCGGTGAAGGCCTAGGGGCAAATTGGTGGTGTGTGTTGTTTCCGCCGCTCTGTTTTATTGACATTGACAGCGGGGAAGCAATAAAAGAAGATGATCCTAATAAAGATCTGCCAGCAGAACAAAAAGAGGAACCGAAGGATCCTGAGATTAAATTTTTTATTGTGGATTTACTTTCCAATCTGTGGACATTTCTGAAAAATTTGCTGTAG
- the prmC gene encoding peptide chain release factor N(5)-glutamine methyltransferase: MEKKQTVIEALNWASSFLEKEGNEAEILLAHHLHCNRTGMLMKLREPCPDDVLKKFKHDIILHKKEGIPIQYLMGEEQFFGRPFKVDESVLIPRPETEELVQLVIKKIDQRFSKKEQVHVCDIGTGSGAIAVTLKLEQPKVKMTAIDISPAVLEVARQNAEMLHADICFLQGSFLSPAIERNRTFDVVVSNPPYIETNTIDELDTVVREHEPRLALDGGEDGYHCYRRIIENLSSVLNAQAIVAFEVGDGQAKTVSNLMKGKFPNAKVEITPDINHKERMVTAEIGFS; encoded by the coding sequence ATGGAAAAGAAGCAGACGGTCATTGAAGCCTTGAATTGGGCTTCTTCTTTTTTGGAAAAGGAAGGAAATGAAGCAGAAATACTTCTTGCGCATCACTTACATTGCAACAGGACGGGAATGCTCATGAAACTAAGAGAACCGTGTCCAGATGATGTGTTAAAAAAATTTAAGCATGACATTATCCTCCACAAAAAAGAAGGGATTCCCATTCAGTATTTGATGGGAGAGGAACAATTTTTTGGACGGCCATTCAAAGTCGATGAATCAGTCTTAATTCCCCGGCCTGAAACAGAAGAGCTCGTTCAGCTAGTAATTAAAAAAATCGATCAACGCTTTTCAAAAAAAGAACAGGTTCATGTTTGTGATATTGGAACGGGAAGCGGCGCAATCGCGGTTACGCTAAAGCTAGAACAGCCGAAAGTTAAAATGACTGCCATCGACATTTCACCCGCGGTTCTTGAAGTTGCTAGGCAAAATGCGGAAATGCTTCATGCCGACATTTGCTTTTTACAAGGCAGTTTCCTTTCGCCGGCGATTGAGAGGAATCGAACATTCGATGTTGTTGTTTCAAACCCACCTTATATCGAAACAAACACAATTGACGAGCTTGACACTGTCGTCCGAGAGCATGAGCCGCGTCTTGCGCTTGATGGGGGAGAGGACGGTTACCATTGTTATAGACGCATCATTGAAAACCTCTCTTCTGTATTGAATGCGCAGGCAATTGTTGCATTTGAAGTTGGCGATGGGCAGGCAAAGACCGTTTCCAACTTGATGAAAGGGAAATTTCCAAATGCAAAAGTCGAAATCACGCCCGATATTAATCATAAGGAACGGATGGTTACCGCAGAAATCGGGTTTTCATAA
- the glyA gene encoding serine hydroxymethyltransferase — MKNLQNADKQVYDALQQELGRQRSKIELIASENFVSEAVMEAQGSVLTNKYAEGYPGRRYYGGCEYVDIVEDLARNRAKEIFGAEHVNVQPHSGAQANMAVYFTVLEPGDTVLGMNLSHGGHLTHGSPVNFSGVQYNFVEYGVDKETEYIDYEDVRQKAKEHQPKLIVAGASAYPRQIDFAKFREIADEVGAYLMVDMAHIAGLVATGHHPNPVPHAHFVTTTTHKTLRGPRGGMILCKEEFAKQIDKSIFPGIQGGPLMHVIAAKAVAFGEALQEEFKTYSQQIIDNAKRLGESLVGQGIKLVSGGTDNHLLLVNLTNLGITGKAAEEALDEVGITVNKNTVPFDSQSPFVTSGVRIGTAAVTTRGFGLEEMDEIANIISIVLKNIEDKAVLKDAEARVKALTDRFPMYENF; from the coding sequence ATGAAGAATTTACAAAATGCGGATAAACAAGTATATGATGCGCTTCAGCAAGAGCTTGGAAGGCAACGCAGCAAAATCGAATTAATTGCTTCTGAAAACTTTGTCAGCGAAGCAGTCATGGAAGCACAAGGCTCAGTTTTAACGAATAAATACGCGGAAGGCTATCCTGGCCGCCGCTACTATGGCGGCTGCGAATACGTGGATATCGTTGAGGATCTTGCGCGAAACCGTGCGAAGGAAATCTTCGGAGCAGAGCATGTCAACGTCCAGCCGCACTCCGGCGCACAAGCAAACATGGCTGTTTACTTTACTGTACTTGAGCCAGGTGACACCGTACTCGGAATGAATCTTTCCCATGGCGGGCACTTGACCCATGGAAGCCCTGTAAACTTTAGCGGGGTGCAATACAATTTTGTAGAGTATGGCGTTGATAAGGAAACAGAATATATTGATTACGAAGATGTGAGGCAGAAGGCGAAAGAACATCAGCCAAAATTAATCGTCGCTGGCGCAAGCGCCTACCCCCGTCAAATTGATTTTGCGAAATTCCGTGAAATCGCTGATGAAGTTGGCGCCTATTTGATGGTAGATATGGCTCATATTGCTGGGCTTGTTGCGACAGGCCACCATCCGAACCCTGTGCCGCATGCCCATTTTGTTACGACGACGACACACAAAACATTAAGAGGGCCTCGCGGCGGCATGATTCTTTGCAAAGAAGAATTTGCGAAACAGATTGATAAATCCATTTTCCCTGGCATCCAAGGCGGCCCGCTCATGCACGTTATCGCTGCGAAAGCAGTCGCATTCGGTGAAGCATTGCAAGAAGAATTTAAAACCTATTCACAGCAAATTATTGACAATGCAAAACGTTTGGGAGAATCATTAGTTGGCCAGGGAATTAAACTTGTTTCCGGCGGGACTGATAACCACCTTCTGCTCGTTAATTTAACGAATCTTGGCATTACAGGTAAAGCGGCTGAAGAGGCGCTGGATGAAGTTGGCATTACAGTGAATAAAAACACGGTTCCGTTTGACTCGCAAAGCCCATTTGTTACGAGCGGAGTTCGCATCGGAACAGCTGCGGTAACGACACGCGGATTCGGGCTCGAAGAAATGGACGAAATTGCAAACATTATTTCTATTGTCTTGAAAAACATCGAAGACAAAGCCGTTCTTAAAGACGCGGAAGCCCGCGTAAAAGCATTAACCGATCGTTTTCCAATGTACGAAAACTTTTAA
- a CDS encoding low molecular weight protein arginine phosphatase — translation MQNILFVCTGNTCRSPMAEALLKHKNKNVNVQSAGLFACRGGTANPNTVQVLKEKGILCEHRTQQMNKTLAEWADLILTMTSSHKQMIHVEFPEYASKVHTFKQFLEEDKKSTGSFDISDPYGGSIETYRQTMLELETLVDKLIKKMNHIEREES, via the coding sequence ATGCAAAATATTCTTTTCGTTTGTACAGGAAACACTTGCCGAAGCCCGATGGCAGAAGCATTGCTTAAACATAAAAATAAAAATGTAAATGTACAGTCCGCGGGATTGTTTGCTTGTCGCGGCGGAACAGCAAATCCAAATACTGTTCAAGTCTTGAAGGAAAAAGGAATACTGTGTGAACATCGTACACAGCAAATGAACAAAACGTTGGCAGAATGGGCGGATCTCATTTTAACAATGACAAGCAGCCATAAGCAAATGATACACGTGGAATTTCCAGAATATGCAAGCAAAGTGCATACATTCAAGCAGTTCCTCGAAGAGGACAAAAAAAGCACAGGATCGTTTGATATTTCCGATCCATACGGAGGCTCTATTGAAACATACCGCCAAACGATGCTTGAACTTGAAACACTTGTGGATAAGCTCATTAAAAAAATGAATCACATTGAACGGGAGGAATCATGA
- the atpB gene encoding F0F1 ATP synthase subunit A, which produces MDHKNPEVEFLGLWFNMSTILMSIISAVIVFIIAMVATKNLQMRPTGMQNFIEWVMDFVKGIINSTMDWKTGGRFLTLGMTLIMYIFVSNMLGLPFAVSVGEDHVLWWKSPTADPTLTLTMAALIVLLSHYYGIKLQGFSGYAKGFFSPMWWLFPLKIIEEFANTLTLGLRLYGNIFAGEVLLGLLAGLMTSGFFGAIGGAIPMLAWQGFSVFVGTIQAFIFTMLTMVYMAHKVADDH; this is translated from the coding sequence TTGGATCATAAGAATCCAGAAGTGGAATTTTTAGGCTTATGGTTTAATATGTCTACTATTTTAATGTCAATTATTTCTGCAGTTATTGTCTTTATTATCGCCATGGTCGCTACGAAAAATCTACAGATGCGCCCGACAGGAATGCAGAATTTCATCGAATGGGTTATGGATTTTGTGAAAGGCATCATTAATAGTACAATGGACTGGAAGACGGGCGGTCGCTTTTTAACCCTTGGCATGACTCTGATTATGTATATCTTTGTATCAAATATGCTAGGATTGCCGTTTGCCGTTTCAGTTGGAGAAGATCATGTGCTCTGGTGGAAATCACCGACAGCCGATCCGACATTGACGCTTACTATGGCGGCGTTAATTGTTTTGTTATCCCACTATTATGGAATAAAATTGCAAGGATTTTCCGGGTATGCGAAAGGCTTTTTCTCACCAATGTGGTGGTTATTCCCGCTAAAGATTATTGAGGAATTTGCAAACACGCTCACGCTTGGCCTTCGTCTTTATGGAAACATTTTTGCAGGCGAGGTGTTGCTTGGGCTTTTGGCAGGCCTCATGACAAGCGGCTTTTTTGGCGCAATTGGCGGGGCAATTCCTATGCTTGCTTGGCAAGGATTCAGTGTTTTCGTAGGTACAATTCAAGCATTTATTTTCACAATGTTGACGATGGTTTATATGGCACACAAAGTGGCTGATGACCATTAA
- a CDS encoding L-threonylcarbamoyladenylate synthase, which yields MTEKWKTKRWHVDKSVDNLSTTRSILEAAERIKKNEVVAFPTETVYGLGANACSDEAVKRIFEAKGRPVDNPLIVHIASFNQLNGVVRHIPETAKKLMERFWPGPLTLILPKGERISQYATAGLQTIGVRMPDHPVALALIEAANLPIAAPSANRSGKPSPTAAEHVLTDLNGKIAGVIDAGSAGIGVESTVIECKGDQITILRPGGITQSELEEVLSKENVHEYKPSKTAAPKSPGMKYTHYSPDAPVYLIDATAEDMQQVIDKEKANGKRVGVLTTEEKKHCYHADYVVACGERSNLFTVAEQLYSALRTFDDQHVDIILSETFPKEGIGEAIMNRLEKAAVKENPSIGEP from the coding sequence GTGACGGAAAAATGGAAAACGAAAAGATGGCATGTGGATAAATCTGTTGATAACTTAAGCACAACCCGTTCCATTTTAGAAGCTGCGGAACGAATAAAAAAAAATGAAGTCGTTGCCTTTCCAACGGAAACTGTTTATGGACTTGGGGCCAATGCGTGTTCTGATGAGGCCGTGAAAAGAATTTTTGAAGCGAAGGGGCGGCCTGTGGATAACCCGTTAATCGTTCACATAGCTAGTTTTAACCAGCTAAACGGGGTTGTTCGCCACATACCGGAAACGGCCAAAAAGTTAATGGAGCGTTTTTGGCCGGGACCTTTAACGCTCATCTTGCCAAAAGGCGAAAGAATTAGTCAGTATGCAACGGCCGGGCTTCAAACGATCGGCGTAAGAATGCCTGATCACCCTGTTGCGCTTGCACTTATTGAAGCGGCAAATTTGCCAATCGCTGCGCCAAGCGCGAACCGTTCAGGGAAACCTAGCCCTACGGCTGCTGAGCATGTGTTGACGGATTTAAATGGAAAAATAGCCGGGGTGATTGATGCAGGAAGCGCAGGGATCGGTGTAGAATCCACCGTCATTGAATGCAAAGGGGACCAAATCACCATTCTTCGTCCAGGGGGGATTACCCAATCAGAGCTTGAAGAAGTTCTCTCAAAAGAAAATGTCCACGAATATAAGCCTAGTAAAACAGCAGCCCCTAAATCCCCTGGCATGAAATATACCCATTATTCACCAGATGCGCCTGTTTACCTTATTGATGCAACGGCAGAGGATATGCAGCAAGTGATTGATAAAGAGAAAGCAAACGGAAAACGCGTCGGCGTGTTGACAACAGAAGAAAAGAAACACTGCTATCATGCCGATTATGTCGTTGCTTGCGGAGAAAGAAGCAACTTATTCACAGTTGCTGAACAACTGTACAGCGCTTTAAGAACATTTGATGACCAACATGTGGATATCATTTTAAGTGAGACGTTTCCGAAAGAAGGGATAGGGGAAGCGATAATGAACCGGCTTGAAAAAGCCGCCGTTAAAGAAAACCCGTCGATTGGCGAGCCTTAA
- a CDS encoding manganese efflux pump MntP → MDATYIIGELLTLAAMAFALSMDAFSVGLGMGMLQLRLRRIAVISFLTGAFHVVMPLAGMMIGKVLSVHFGNVAVIVGGLLLIFIGGTMIHSSFHDNKDKSFIEPYGIGLIIFCMTVSLDSFSAGLSLGIFGARVLVTVLLFGFASTLLTMTGLLIGKKFQNLFGTYSELIGGSILIAFGIKTLLLMI, encoded by the coding sequence ATGGATGCTACATACATAATCGGCGAATTGCTCACGCTTGCTGCAATGGCATTTGCTTTGTCAATGGATGCTTTTTCGGTTGGCCTTGGGATGGGGATGCTTCAGCTTAGGCTTAGAAGAATAGCTGTTATTTCTTTTCTAACGGGCGCTTTTCACGTTGTTATGCCGCTTGCAGGTATGATGATTGGGAAAGTGCTTTCTGTTCATTTCGGAAATGTGGCCGTGATTGTTGGCGGTTTGCTGCTTATTTTTATAGGCGGAACCATGATTCATTCCTCGTTTCATGACAATAAAGACAAATCATTCATTGAACCATACGGCATAGGGCTCATCATTTTTTGCATGACCGTAAGCCTTGACAGCTTCTCGGCTGGATTGAGCCTTGGCATTTTTGGGGCGCGTGTGCTCGTAACGGTTCTTTTGTTCGGTTTTGCAAGCACGCTATTGACAATGACTGGATTACTTATTGGGAAAAAGTTTCAGAATTTATTTGGTACGTACAGTGAGCTCATTGGCGGATCCATTTTGATCGCATTTGGGATTAAAACGCTTCTTCTGATGATATAA
- the rpiB gene encoding ribose 5-phosphate isomerase B → MKVAIGSDHAGFKLKEEIKQLLDEMNIDYTDYGAHSEESVDYPDFAIAVAEKVASGEADRGIVICGTGIGVSISANKVKGIRCALVHDLFSAKATRQHNNSNVLAMGERVIGPGLARDIAKVWLETAYEGGRHERRVNKIAQYEQKQ, encoded by the coding sequence ATGAAAGTGGCAATTGGATCTGATCATGCAGGTTTCAAACTAAAGGAAGAAATAAAACAATTACTGGATGAAATGAACATTGATTATACCGATTACGGAGCACATAGTGAAGAGTCCGTTGACTATCCTGATTTTGCCATTGCCGTTGCCGAAAAAGTTGCAAGCGGAGAAGCGGATCGGGGCATTGTCATTTGCGGCACAGGCATCGGTGTTTCGATTAGCGCCAACAAAGTAAAAGGCATCCGCTGCGCACTTGTCCATGACTTGTTTTCTGCAAAAGCGACTAGGCAGCATAATAATAGCAACGTCCTTGCAATGGGTGAGCGTGTAATTGGTCCGGGACTGGCAAGGGACATTGCTAAAGTTTGGCTTGAAACAGCGTATGAAGGCGGACGCCATGAACGGCGCGTAAACAAAATTGCGCAATATGAGCAGAAACAATAA
- the atpE gene encoding F0F1 ATP synthase subunit C, producing MGLIAAAIAVGLGALGAGVGNGLIFGRTIEGIARQPELRGTLQTTAFIGVALVEALPIIGVVIAFIVMGR from the coding sequence ATGGGACTTATCGCAGCTGCAATTGCAGTCGGTTTGGGAGCTCTAGGTGCTGGTGTAGGTAACGGTCTTATTTTTGGTAGAACAATTGAAGGGATTGCTCGTCAACCTGAATTGCGCGGTACACTACAAACAACTGCGTTTATCGGTGTCGCTTTAGTTGAAGCCCTTCCAATCATTGGGGTCGTTATTGCGTTTATTGTTATGGGTAGATAA
- the prfA gene encoding peptide chain release factor 1 — MFERLQAIEDRYEKLNSLLSDPDVISDTEKLKAYSKEQSDIEDTVQVYREYKRVNEELNDAKSMLEEKLDNDMAEMVKMEISELQDKEEELVEKLKVLLLPKDPNDEKNVIVEIRGAAGGDEAALFAGDLYRMYSRYAEMQNWKTEVIEANYTELGGYKEIIFIVNGKGAYSRLKYENGAHRVQRVPQTESGGRIHTSTATVAVLPEAEEVEVDIHEKDIRVDTFASSGPGGQSVNTTMSAVRLTHLPTGIVVSCQDEKSQIKNKEKAMKVLRARIYDKFQQEAQQEYDANRKSAVGTGDRSERIRTYNFPQNRVTDHRIGLTIQKLDQILQGKIDEIIDALIIEDQTERMKQVGE; from the coding sequence GTGTTTGAACGACTACAGGCGATTGAAGATCGTTATGAAAAATTGAACAGCCTTTTAAGTGATCCCGACGTCATTAGCGATACAGAAAAACTAAAAGCTTATTCGAAAGAACAATCCGATATAGAGGATACGGTACAAGTTTACCGGGAATACAAACGAGTGAATGAAGAATTAAATGATGCAAAATCAATGCTTGAAGAAAAATTGGATAACGACATGGCCGAAATGGTCAAAATGGAAATTAGCGAGCTGCAAGACAAAGAAGAAGAGCTTGTAGAAAAATTAAAAGTTCTCTTGCTTCCTAAAGATCCGAATGATGAGAAAAACGTAATTGTTGAAATCCGCGGAGCTGCCGGAGGGGATGAAGCCGCATTGTTCGCCGGCGATCTTTACAGAATGTACAGCAGGTATGCGGAAATGCAAAATTGGAAAACCGAAGTGATTGAAGCGAACTATACAGAACTTGGCGGGTATAAAGAAATAATTTTTATAGTGAACGGAAAAGGTGCATATTCCCGTTTGAAATATGAGAATGGCGCCCATAGAGTCCAGCGCGTTCCGCAAACTGAATCAGGCGGCAGAATTCATACGTCAACGGCAACCGTTGCCGTTTTGCCCGAAGCGGAAGAGGTGGAAGTCGACATTCATGAAAAAGATATCCGTGTCGATACGTTTGCTTCAAGCGGTCCCGGCGGCCAAAGCGTAAATACGACAATGTCTGCTGTTCGGTTAACCCACTTGCCGACAGGCATTGTTGTGTCATGCCAAGATGAAAAATCCCAAATCAAAAATAAAGAAAAAGCAATGAAAGTGCTGCGTGCTCGCATTTACGACAAATTTCAGCAGGAAGCACAACAGGAGTATGATGCAAACCGGAAATCGGCCGTTGGAACAGGCGATCGTTCTGAACGGATTCGAACGTATAACTTCCCTCAAAACCGGGTGACGGATCACCGAATTGGCTTAACGATTCAAAAGCTCGACCAGATTTTACAAGGGAAAATTGATGAAATCATCGATGCGCTTATTATCGAAGATCAAACAGAACGAATGAAGCAGGTTGGTGAGTAA
- the rpmE gene encoding 50S ribosomal protein L31, with translation MKQGIHPEYNRVKVTCACGNEFETGSVKENLRVEICSECHPFYTGRQKFADAGGRVDRFKKKYNLK, from the coding sequence ATGAAACAAGGAATTCATCCAGAATACAATAGAGTGAAAGTCACTTGTGCATGCGGCAATGAATTTGAAACAGGCTCTGTAAAAGAAAATTTGCGTGTAGAAATTTGTTCTGAATGCCATCCATTTTACACTGGCCGCCAAAAATTTGCTGATGCAGGCGGACGAGTTGATCGATTCAAGAAAAAATACAACCTTAAATAA
- the atpF gene encoding F0F1 ATP synthase subunit B, producing the protein MEFLTIGAAVNGGTIIAQLIIFLVLLALLRKFAWGPLMGIMKQREEHIASEIETAEKNRAEAQEFLAQQQRELKKTREEAQSMIENAKQLGENQGKEIIAAAKEEAERIKKEAVAEIEREKEAAITSLKEQVASLSVMIASKVIEKELDEKAQEALINDYLKEVGEER; encoded by the coding sequence GTGGAATTTTTGACAATAGGTGCAGCCGTTAACGGTGGCACGATTATTGCTCAATTAATTATATTTCTAGTTTTATTGGCGTTATTACGCAAGTTTGCGTGGGGCCCTTTGATGGGCATCATGAAACAACGCGAAGAACATATTGCTTCAGAAATTGAAACAGCGGAAAAGAACCGCGCGGAAGCACAAGAATTCTTGGCACAACAACAAAGAGAATTAAAGAAAACGCGCGAAGAAGCGCAATCTATGATTGAAAATGCGAAACAGCTTGGCGAGAATCAAGGAAAAGAAATTATCGCTGCAGCAAAAGAAGAAGCAGAGCGCATTAAAAAAGAAGCCGTCGCTGAAATTGAGCGTGAAAAAGAAGCGGCGATTACTTCACTGAAAGAACAGGTAGCTTCCTTATCTGTCATGATTGCATCGAAAGTCATTGAAAAAGAACTCGATGAAAAAGCACAAGAAGCGCTTATCAATGATTACCTGAAAGAAGTAGGAGAAGAACGATGA
- a CDS encoding TIGR01440 family protein yields the protein MEHVTKQLNELLLQFEKLVTFKPHSLVVIGASTSEVIGEKIGTSGAIEVAKALYEPLANFEKRTGAALAFQCCEHLNRALVIDEAEAEKRGYEQVAVIPVPNAGGSMAAYAFERMKNPVVVEEIKADAGIDIGNTMIGMHLKRVAVPLRASIRWIGEAYVTLATTRPKLIGGERACYKARLS from the coding sequence ATGGAACACGTAACGAAACAACTGAATGAGCTTTTGCTCCAATTTGAGAAGCTTGTCACGTTCAAACCGCATTCTTTAGTCGTAATTGGAGCGAGCACAAGCGAAGTGATTGGAGAAAAAATCGGAACGTCAGGCGCGATCGAAGTTGCAAAAGCACTCTATGAACCGCTAGCAAATTTTGAAAAGCGGACAGGCGCTGCACTTGCGTTCCAATGCTGTGAGCATTTGAATCGCGCACTCGTGATCGATGAAGCCGAAGCGGAAAAGCGCGGCTATGAGCAGGTGGCCGTCATACCCGTTCCAAATGCCGGTGGCTCTATGGCGGCGTATGCGTTCGAACGAATGAAGAACCCAGTCGTCGTTGAAGAAATCAAAGCAGATGCTGGCATCGATATCGGCAACACAATGATTGGCATGCATTTAAAACGGGTGGCAGTGCCACTCCGAGCTTCGATCCGTTGGATCGGTGAAGCCTATGTTACATTAGCAACAACAAGACCAAAGCTTATCGGTGGAGAACGAGCCTGCTATAAAGCGAGACTTTCATGA
- the upp gene encoding uracil phosphoribosyltransferase: protein MGKILVLDHPLIQHKLTFIRNVETGTKEFRELVDEVSTLMAFEITRDLPLREVQINTPVREAKSFVISGKKLGVVPILRAGLGMVEGILKLIPAAKVGHVGFYRDPETLKPVEYYVKLPSDVEEREFIILDPMLATGGSASAAIKALKSRGAKQIKLMCLVAAPEGVSKITVEHPEVDIYLAALDESLNEKGYIVPGLGDAGDRLFGTK from the coding sequence TTGGGAAAAATACTGGTACTTGATCATCCCCTCATCCAGCATAAACTAACATTTATCCGTAATGTAGAAACAGGAACGAAAGAATTCAGGGAGTTGGTTGATGAAGTATCGACGTTAATGGCATTTGAAATCACTAGAGATCTGCCGCTTCGTGAAGTGCAAATCAACACACCGGTCAGAGAAGCAAAATCGTTTGTGATTTCCGGAAAAAAACTCGGTGTCGTCCCCATATTAAGGGCCGGCCTCGGCATGGTGGAAGGGATTTTAAAACTTATTCCAGCAGCAAAAGTCGGACACGTTGGTTTTTACCGCGATCCAGAGACATTAAAGCCAGTTGAATATTACGTGAAACTTCCTTCGGATGTGGAAGAGCGCGAGTTTATCATTCTTGATCCTATGCTTGCGACAGGAGGATCAGCTTCTGCTGCGATTAAAGCATTGAAAAGCCGCGGAGCAAAGCAGATAAAATTAATGTGCCTTGTCGCTGCACCTGAAGGTGTAAGTAAAATCACTGTTGAGCATCCAGAGGTAGATATTTATCTCGCTGCGCTTGATGAAAGTTTAAATGAAAAGGGATATATTGTTCCTGGCCTTGGGGATGCTGGGGACAGGCTTTTTGGAACGAAATAA